In Armatimonadota bacterium, the genomic stretch ACCGCCAGCGCCAGCGCCCCGTGCTTGGCGACCAGCTCGAGCATGTGATCAAGGAAGCCGATGCCGGTGGCGACCTTGACCGCGCCGGGGCCGTCGAGACCCAGGTCGAGCGTGATGTCGGTTTCCTTGGTCTTACGGTGAACGCTGGCGGTTCTCATGGGTACCGGTTACGCCGCGGGGGTCGGCAGTTCCTGTCGGCCGGCGGCCAGTTGCGCCCACCACTCCATGAAGACGTTGACATCGGGCGCGATGAGGTCGGCGCCGGCGGCGCGGATCTCCGCCTGCGGGCGTCCGCCCAGCGGCCCCGACAAGACCAGGCAATCGAGGACCTCGACCCCCGCACCGCGCTCCTCGCGGTAGCGCCGCACCGCTTCGCGGTCGTCGGGCATGTCGCCGACGAAGACCGCGGCCGTCGCCGCCATGCGCTCGACCAGCGTCGCCAGCCCGCGCGGATCGGGCTTGACCATCCCGTCGTCCACGACGATCACGCGCTCGCGGGCGAAGACATCGGCGATACCCGCCATCTCGAGCGCGGCCCTCGTCTCCTCCCACGTGCGCCCGCTGTAGATGCCGAGCTTGGTGACGGCGGGGGGGATGCTCGCGCGGCGGATGAGCGGGCGGTCGAGGGCGATGCGGCCGGGCACGTGCAGGTGCTGCGGATGATAGCCATAGAACCTGGGGCAGTAGTCCTCGCCGGCGTAGAGCTCCTGGAAGATCTGGCGAATCTTGTCGAAATCCCAGGCGCGCATTACGCGCGCGCGCGCCGCTTCGTCCAGGCGGTCGAGCAGCAGCGTCCGCACCCCGGACGGCCCGCCCCGCGAGGCGCGCACGGCGGTCGCCAGCTCGGCGACCGTGGGCGATGCCGCTCGCAGCGTGGCGGCGTCCTGCGTGTCCGCCAGCTCCGCCTTCACCAGGAAGGTCAGGGCGTTGACGCCGGCGAGCTCCCAATCGTCGTTGAAGCCGTCGGCGAGCTTGTAGAGCTCTAGCTCGCAGGTGTCGAGCAGCGGGCCGCGGTCGGGCCAGCCCACGATCTCCGTCAGGTAGGCGCGCACCGCGTCGCAGCCGACCGCGCGCATGGAGCCGGTGACGTCCATGATGACGCCGTCAATGTCGAAGATCAGGGTGTCAACCTCCGCCAGGTGCGGCAGCACCTCGGGGCGCACCAGCACCCGCCCCGAGGCGGCGTATCGCGGCTGGGGGCTTGTCCGCCGCAGCTCCGGCGCAGGCGGGTCGTTAACCATCGTCGCCCATTCTCATGCGCACGGAGCGCGCGTGCGCCTGCAAACCCTCCATTTCCGCCAGGCGCTCGACATGACGCCCGTTGTGGGCGAGCCACTCGGGTGAGACGGACACGACGCTGGAGCGCTTCATGAAATCCAACACGCCCAAACCCGAGGAGAATCGTGCGCTGCGCCCGGTCGGTAGGATGTGACTGGGGCCGGCGAGGTAGTCGCTGACGGCGGTCGGCGTGTCTGCACCCACGAGGATGCAGCCCGCATTCCTGATCTTGGGCAGCAGCCCGCGGGGATCGGCGACCGCCAGCTCCAGGTGCTCCGGCGCCACCAGGTTGACCAGTTCGATGCCTTCCTCGAGGCTGCGAACCAGTACCATCGCACCGCGTTCATCGAGGCAGCGGCGAATCGTGTCCGCGCGGCCGAGGTTGCGTAGAAGCTCCGCCAGGCTCGCTTCCACGCGCTCCATGAGTGCGCGCGACGGCGTCACCAATACTGCAATTGAATCCGAAGCATGCTCGGCTTGAGCCGCGAGGTCGGCGGCGATGAGGCGCGGGTCGGCTTGCTCGTCGGCGAGGATGACGACTTCGCTGGGGCCGTAGAAGCCATCTATGCCGACTACCCCCGCGACGGCGCTCTTGGCAAAGTTGACGTATATGTTGCCGGGACCGACGATCTTGTCAACCGCGGGAATAGTCTGTGTGCCACGGGCTAGGGCGGCGATAGCCCACGGGCCGCCGACGCGGTACACCTCGGTGATGCCCAGCAGACCCGCCGCCGCAAGGATGCCGGGATTGGCGCTCCCATCGCGAGCCGGCGGCGTGACCACCGCGATGCGCGATACCCCGGCTGCCTGCGCGGGCACCACCGCCATGATGAGCGAGCTGGGCAGCGGCGCCGTACCAGCCGGGACGTACACACCCACCGACTCGATG encodes the following:
- the hisD gene encoding histidinol dehydrogenase: MRLINTREENLELAVIADKISMPAVALEPAAQAEVIKIVRRVFEERDEAVVEYSRDKDWTEASAATLRVSEAEIRAAAETLDAADAAALRAAIEHVREFHQQHVPGDHLDAAEYGALLGWRYTPIESVGVYVPAGTAPLPSSLIMAVVPAQAAGVSRIAVVTPPARDGSANPGILAAAGLLGITEVYRVGGPWAIAALARGTQTIPAVDKIVGPGNIYVNFAKSAVAGVVGIDGFYGPSEVVILADEQADPRLIAADLAAQAEHASDSIAVLVTPSRALMERVEASLAELLRNLGRADTIRRCLDERGAMVLVRSLEEGIELVNLVAPEHLELAVADPRGLLPKIRNAGCILVGADTPTAVSDYLAGPSHILPTGRSARFSSGLGVLDFMKRSSVVSVSPEWLAHNGRHVERLAEMEGLQAHARSVRMRMGDDG